CCGAAGCCGAAGGCCACGGGGAGCATGCCCAGGATCATGGCCAGCGACGTCATCAGGATCGGCCGCAACCGGGTGGCGCCGGCCTCGACGATCGCCTCGGCGCGTCCCAGGCCGCGCCGGCGCAGCACGTTGGTGTAATCGATGAGCAGGATGGAGTTCTTGGTCACCAGTCCCATCAGCATGATCAGGCCGATGAAGGCCACCACGTCAAAAAGTTTGCCGGCCAGAAGCAGGCCCAGGACGGCCCCGATAAGCGAGAGCGGCAAGGCTAGCATCAGGGCGAAAGGCTGGATAAAGGAGGCGAACTGGGAGGCCAGGATCATATAGACGAAAACAACGGCCAGGATCAGGGTCACGATCAGAGTGGTGAACATCTCGGCAGTCTGCTCCACCTGGCCGCCGAAGGTAAAGGTCACATCGCCTGGCAGCGCGAGGGACTGGATGCGGCTTTGCATGGCAGCTTGCATATCGTTGACAGCGACCCCACTTAGAATATTGCCGCCGACCACGATCTGGCGCATGCGGTTCTTGCGCTTGATCTGGCTGGGTCCGATCTCCACCTGCAGTTTTGCCACCTGATCGAGGGTGACCGAACCGCGGGAAACGGTCGGGATGAATACCCGGGCGAGCTTGTCGAGGTTTTCCCGGGTGGCCGGCAAGGCGCGCACGCGGATATCGATCATGCGCTCGGGGGTGCGGAAGCGCGAGGCGATGTCGCCGTCGACGAAAGTGCGCATGGTCGAGGCGATCTGCAGGGTGTTGGCACCGAGCCGGGCGGCGCGGTCGCGGTCGACCTGGACCTGTATTTCCGGCTTGGGATTGCGGTAGTCGCTGTTGATGTCGACCAGCCCGGGTACGGCGCGGATGGCGTCTTTGACCATCTCCGCCGCTTGCGTCAGGTTTTTCAGGTTGGTCCCCTTGAGGTTGACCTGGATCGGCAACTGCTGCATTGAACTGGCCGCGGCGCCGCCGAGGCTCATGGC
This Candidatus Aminicenantes bacterium DNA region includes the following protein-coding sequences:
- a CDS encoding efflux RND transporter permease subunit, with protein sequence DGTSEVALAVTATTLTLVAVFLPVAFATGIAGKFFRQFGITVTAAVLISFFEAFTFAPMLSAYFFKKAKAGNEHSFSSRFQAAIARFYDRLGQSYRPILEWSISHRLAVVFITLAIFAASLFLFTVVGVGGFPGGQRHEFNLVVQCSPGSSLASTEQVVSAVEKILYQQKEIGDVFSIIGTKDGASDEASINIKLINVRDNKAFQDKLRPQLVGIPGAAFTFQSAMSLGGAAASSMQQLPIQVNLKGTNLKNLTQAAEMVKDAIRAVPGLVDINSDYRNPKPEIQVQVDRDRAARLGANTLQIASTMRTFVDGDIASRFRTPERMIDIRVRALPATRENLDKLARVFIPTVSRGSVTLDQVAKLQVEIGPSQIKRKNRMRQIVVGGNILSGVAVNDMQAAMQSRIQSLALPGDVTFTFGGQVEQTAEMFTTLIVTLILAVVFVYMILASQFASFIQPFALMLALPLSLIGAVLGLLLAGKLFDVVAFIGLIMLMGLVTKNSILLIDYTNVLRRRGLGRAEAIVEAGATRLRPILMTSLAMILGMLPVAFGFGTSSDFRKPIGFTIIGGLISSTVLTLVVVPVVYSLLDDMTQKFLRKKSV